The Trichomycterus rosablanca isolate fTriRos1 chromosome 15, fTriRos1.hap1, whole genome shotgun sequence genome contains a region encoding:
- the eri2 gene encoding ERI1 exoribonuclease 2: MSTKRLARELGLIRKRSRSSSIHKRSSTSNQFFSYLIVIDFESTCWREKNDFGQEIIEFPAVLLNAASGETESEFHSYVQPQERPVLSSFCTELTGITQERVEAGLPLPVCLSRFARWIQGLQREKGVAFLTQTPPPTADDGAPVKHCSFVTWSDWDLGVCLLYECKRKQITKPEVLNSWIDLRAAYRIFYNRKPKGLNGALQDLGITFSGREHSGLDDARNTARLAWRMIGDGCVLKTTRSLSRAPLRSGPSTEQGRGHKSACTDAARSSDRTAVSNTHPVSTTHTATTTHSSVCRSLVRPRTVLSALTTPGCVHTTVVTPQTHPEAPSSDGSDEYLLTEAESGSYDDVVLEDANAEASTDAPDKTRPLHAVPPIRDPHRSLTRPGVPKTTTPSIPFSIYIDQSDRSSSSATFRVPSAVLAPSVNQSARRTGSSNQSAPLTVHQSVHLSSFTNQSALNSISVNQSASSVCSINQSALSSSSINQSRSIISGNQSALSSSSVNQSSLSSFSGNQSALSSSSSVNHSSLSRSKNQSALSSSSLHQSALCFSKRSSLPPQRGGVKITSPLCDCGRRSKRLTVCNGGPNQGRAFYTCAVRRSSGPAPLNPAPLNPAPRSKGCGFFKWESALVKSSLPIGRNSSSLSFSVSTAASRSFR, translated from the exons ATGTCAACAAAGAGACTCGCCAG ggaGTTGGGATTGATCAGGAAACGGAGTCGGTCCTCCAGCATCCACAAACGATCATCAACATCAA atcaGTTCTTCTCGTATCTGATCGTGATTGATTTCGAGTCGACGTGCTGGAGAGAGAAAAATGACTTCGGCCAGGAGATCA TCGAGTTTCCCGCCGTCCTGCTGAACGCCGCTAGCGGGGAGACGGAGTCGGAGTTCCACTCGTACGTGCAGCCGCAGGAGCGCCCGGTCCTGTCGTCCTTCTGTACAGAGCTCACGGGCATCACGCAG GAGCGGGTGGAGGCGGGGCTTCCTCTGCCGGTCTGTCTGTCCAGGTTTGCTCGCTGGATCCAGGGCCTGCAGCGGGAGAAGGGCGTGGCGTTCCTCACCCAGACGCCCCCGCCTACCGCTGACGATGGGGCACCGGTGAAACACTGCAGCTTCGTCACCTGGTCGG actgggacctgggtgtgtgtttgctgtACGAGTGTAAACGCAAGCAGATCACAAAGCCAGAGGTTCTGAACAGCTGGATCGACCTCAGAGCCGCGTACCGG attttCTACAACAGAAAACCCAAAGGTCTGAACGGAGCCCTGCAGGACCTGGGCATCACGTTCAGCGGGCGAGAACActcgg gtcTGGACGACGCCCGTAACACCGCCCGCCTGGCCTGGCGGATGATCGGCGACGGCTGCGTCCTGAAAACCACCAGGTCTCTGAGCAGG GCACCGCTGAGGTCCGGACCGTCGACCGAACAGGGGCGTGGTCACAAGAGCGCGTGTACCGACGCCGCACGCTCGTCCGATCGGACCGCCGTCTCCAACACACACCCAGTGTCGACTACACACACCGCTACGACTACACACTCGAGTGTGTGTCGGAGTCTGGTACGGCCGCGGACCGTCCTCTCCGCCCTCACCACCCCGGGGTGCGTACACACGACCGTCGTCACACCCCAGACACACCCTGAGGCGCCGAGCTCCGATGGGTCGGACGAGTACCTGCTGACGGAGGCGGAGTCCGGTTCCTATGACGACGTGGTGCTGGAGGACGCTAACGCAGAGGCTTCTACAGACGCACCGGACAAGACACGCCCACTTCACGCTGTTCCTCCAATCAGAGACCCGCACAGGTCGCTGACTCGCCCCGGAGTTCCAAAAACTACAACTCCCAGCATTCCTTTCTCCATCTACATCGACCAATCAGATCGCTCCTCCTCTTCGGCGACGTTTCGAGTTCCGTCCGCGGTTCTGGCGCCTAGTGTCAACCAATCAGCTCGCAGGACAGGTTCCAGTAACCAATCAGCTCCTCTTACTGTCCACCAATCCGTACATTTGTCCTCATTCACTAACCAATCAGCTCTCAATTCAATCTCTGTCAACCAATCAGCTTCCTCCGTCTGTTCTATAAACCAATCAGCTCTCTCCTCCAGTTCCATCAACCAATCACGTTCCATTATCTCTGGCAACCAGTCAGCTCTCTCTTCTAGCTCTGTTAACCAATCATCACTGTCTTCTTTCTCCGGCAACCAATCAGCTCTCTCCTCCAGCTCTTCTGTAAACCACTCTTCACTCTCACGCTCCAAAAACCAATCAGCTCTCTCCTCCAGCTCTCTCCACCAATCGGCTCTCTGCTTCTCCAAGCGCTCGTCCCTCCCCCCTCAGAGGGGCGGGGTTAAGATCACGTCCCCCCTGTGTGACTGTGGGCGTCGCTCCAAGAGGTTAACGGTGTGTAACGGGGGGCCCAATCAGGGCCGGGCGTTCTACACCTGCGCCGTGAGGAGAAGCTCCGGCCCCGCCCCTCTTAACCCCGCCCCTCTGAACCCCGCCCCTCGGAGTAAAGGCTGCGGCTTCTTCAAGTGGGAGTCGGCTCTGGTGAAATCCTCGCTCCCTATTGGTCGGAACTCGTCGTCGCTCAGCTTCAGTGTGAGCACCGCCGCCTCCAGGAGCTTCCGCTGA
- the LOC134329263 gene encoding RNA exonuclease 5-like isoform X2 encodes MEEATGCKRKRDPSPTAPGGVHRKPRPNGERDGSSFVPRLARPPHRQGDPVSLRDVSDLLQYVTLGRTHGTDPPSWCELREPGVVKRVHLLVLEGVSQLHFYRYYSQFRELRSRYSTRCTLTPPSGDPLSELFNTDLPEPRGSAHSSTSSTTPPPADVLLHPVSRRFGLKTGGLSSFLLSEDEMMRRNFPVRGGRGFEEFVSTRAVDHVTVGSPLYGLDCEMCMTHEGQELTRVAMVTSTGQCVLDELVKPLNPIINYCTKFSGITRSMLKPVTTRLQDVQSKLADLLPGDAVLVGHSLDNDLRALRMIHPHVIDTSLLYRREFGQRFKLKHLAQVVLRKEIQSEDRKGHDPCEDARAALELAQYFINKGPRQVVESHLLDLWGVQPSTVNGTINGTTHTQRTSPLKFGHALHQAGQSALVLGRSELLDRIASGHLWRRHHCNTDKECVSVFRRASQSYPLSLVQLSSYAQRLRQSPDEGAELLRQMLYRMKQMCVVFVGPLPPRYTERKIYTLLRRYGPVHTVRVLTTTHTLHAVVEFKHLEGAELAVQHLSGVQIHGTTVQLRRPVSELTLDLDASLVELQDDVTNSHMIYVAGLSPRRHRHDDLLRAFGRVRDITPAEDSGRCRRHARLRFHCADGVAAALHTPVHIGDRKLSVCPALTPPHMHTWVHALPVTPEPGDGSEGAEPAGLTCAQDGETMVVMEKLDRRVGRMFRALQENTLSIVILPGSRSATVEHLGLCFLEVKQL; translated from the exons ATGGAGGAGGCGACCGGATGCAAACGTAAACGCGACCCCAGTCCCACCG CGCCCGGTGGCGTCCACAGGAAGCCGAGGCCGAACGGCGAGCGGGATGGATCTTCGTTTGTGCCCCGCCTCGCCCGCCCCCCTCACCGGCAGGGCGACCCCGTCAGTCTGAGGGACGTGTCCGACCTCCTGCAGTACGTCACGCTGGGGAGAACCCACGGCACGGACCCGCCCAG CTGGTGTGAGCTGCGGGAGCCGGGCGTGGTGAAGCGAGTGCACCTGCTGGTCCTGGAGGGCGTGTCCCAGCTCCACTTCTACAGATACTACTCTCAGTTCCGGGAGCTCCGGAGCAGGTACAGCACG AGATGCACCCTGACGCCCCCCTCAGGCGACCCGCTGTCCGAACTCTTCAACACAGACCTGCCAGAACCTCGGGGCTCCGCCCACTCCAGCACGAGCTCCACTACACCGCCCCCTGCAG ACGTCCTCCTGCACCCCGTGTCTCGGCGTTTCGGGCTGAAGACGGGAGGACTGAGCAGCTTCCTGCTGAGCGAGGACGAGATGATGAGGAGGAACTTCCCCGTCAGAG GTGGGCGTGGCTTCGAGGAGTTCGTGAGCACGCGAGCTGTGGATCATGTGACGGTCGGAAGCCCCCTGTACGGCCTGGACTGTGAGATG tgcatGACACACGAAGGACAGGAGCTGACCCGCGTCGCCATGGTGACCAGTACTGGGCAGTGCGTGCTGGACGAACTGGTGAAGCCGCTCAACCCCATAATCAACTACTGCACCAA gttCTCAGGAATCACGCGCTCCATGCTGAAACCCGTAACCACGCGACTACAGGACGTCCAATCGAAGCTCGCGGATCTGTTGCCGGGAGACGCGGTGCTGGTCGGCCACTCCCTCGATAACGACCTGCGCGCGCTCAGG atgatccACCCTCACGTCATCGATACGTCGCTGCTGTACCGTAGAGAGTTCGGACAGAGGTTCAAACTCAAACATCTGGCTCAGGTGGTCCTGAG gaagGAGATCCAGAGTGAGGACAGGAAAGGTCACGACCCCTGTGAAGACGCCCGAGCTGCTCTGGAGCTGGCTCAGTACTTTATTAACAAGGGACCACGCCAG gtagTTGAATCTCATCTACTGGATCTGTGGGGAGTTCAGCCCTCTACTGTTAATGGAACCAtaaatggaacaacacacacgCAAAGAAccag CCCACTGAAGTTTGGCCACGCCCTCCACCAAGCCGGCCAATCAGCACTGGTTCTGGGCAGGTCAGAGTTGCTGGACAGGATCGCGAGCGGTCATCTGTGGCGCCGGCATCACTGTAACACCgataaagag tgtgtgagtgtgttcagGAGAGCATCTCAGTCCTATCCTCTCAGTCTGGTCCAGCTTTCATCATACGCCCAGAGACTGAGACAGAGTCCGGACGAGGGGGCGGAGCTGCTGCGGCAG atGTTGTACAGGATGAAGCAGATGTGTGTGGTGTTCGTGGGTCCGTTACCCCCCAGATACACAGAGAGGAAAATATATACACTGCTGAGACGCTACGGTCCAGTACACACGGTCAGAGTACTGACCACCACTCACAcg CTTCACGCTGTGGTGGAGTTTAAACATCTAGAAGGAGCGGAACTCGCCGTCCAGCATCTCAGCGGGGTCCAGATTCATGGTACTACtgtacag CTGCGGCGCCCCGTTAGCGAGCTAACTCTGGACCTGGACGCGTCTCTGGTCGAGCTGCAGGACGACGTCACTAACAGTCACATGATCTACGTCGCCGGCCTGTCGCCCAGACGCCATCGCCACGACGACCTCCTCCGGGCCTTCGGCAGGGTCCGTGACATCACGCCTGCAGAGGATTCTGGGAGGTGCAGGAGACACGCCCGCCTCA GGTTCCATTGTGCTGACGGTGTAGCCGCCGCCCTCCACACGCCCGTACACATCGGGGACAGGAAGCTGAGTGTGTGCCCCGCCCTGACCCCCCCGCACATGCACACCTGGGTACATGCACTTCCTGTTACGCCGGAGCCCGGGGACGGAAGTGAGGGGGCGGAGCCTGCAGGACTCACCTGTGCACAG GATGGAGAGACGATGGTGGTGATGGAGAAGCTGGACCGCAGGGTGGGGAGGATGTTCAGAGCCCTGCAGGAGAACACGCTCAGCATCGTCATCCTACCAGGGAGCaggag TGCTACAGTGGAACATCTGGGCCTGTGTTTCCTGGAGGTGAAGCAGCTGTAG
- the LOC134329263 gene encoding RNA exonuclease 5-like isoform X1: MFHVFSRSSSSARWRPQEAEAERRAGWIFVCAPPRPPPSPAGRPRQSEGRVRPPAVRHAGENPRHGPAQVPRPRPEPLWTFTCSDSAPRPPPCTLCVCVCVFYSWCELREPGVVKRVHLLVLEGVSQLHFYRYYSQFRELRSRYSTRCTLTPPSGDPLSELFNTDLPEPRGSAHSSTSSTTPPPADVLLHPVSRRFGLKTGGLSSFLLSEDEMMRRNFPVRGGRGFEEFVSTRAVDHVTVGSPLYGLDCEMCMTHEGQELTRVAMVTSTGQCVLDELVKPLNPIINYCTKFSGITRSMLKPVTTRLQDVQSKLADLLPGDAVLVGHSLDNDLRALRMIHPHVIDTSLLYRREFGQRFKLKHLAQVVLRKEIQSEDRKGHDPCEDARAALELAQYFINKGPRQVVESHLLDLWGVQPSTVNGTINGTTHTQRTSPLKFGHALHQAGQSALVLGRSELLDRIASGHLWRRHHCNTDKECVSVFRRASQSYPLSLVQLSSYAQRLRQSPDEGAELLRQMLYRMKQMCVVFVGPLPPRYTERKIYTLLRRYGPVHTVRVLTTTHTLHAVVEFKHLEGAELAVQHLSGVQIHGTTVQLRRPVSELTLDLDASLVELQDDVTNSHMIYVAGLSPRRHRHDDLLRAFGRVRDITPAEDSGRCRRHARLRFHCADGVAAALHTPVHIGDRKLSVCPALTPPHMHTWVHALPVTPEPGDGSEGAEPAGLTCAQDGETMVVMEKLDRRVGRMFRALQENTLSIVILPGSRSATVEHLGLCFLEVKQL, translated from the exons ATGTTTCACGTGTTCTCTCGATCCTCCTCCAGCGCCCGGTGGCGTCCACAGGAAGCCGAGGCCGAACGGCGAGCGGGATGGATCTTCGTTTGTGCCCCGCCTCGCCCGCCCCCCTCACCGGCAGGGCGACCCCGTCAGTCTGAGGGACGTGTCCGACCTCCTGCAGTACGTCACGCTGGGGAGAACCCACGGCACGGACCCGCCCAGGTACCGCGGCCGCGTCCCGAACCGCTCTGGACCTTTACCTGCTCGGACTCCGCCCCCCGACCCCCCCCGtgtaccctgtgtgtgtgtgtgtgtgtgttctatagCTGGTGTGAGCTGCGGGAGCCGGGCGTGGTGAAGCGAGTGCACCTGCTGGTCCTGGAGGGCGTGTCCCAGCTCCACTTCTACAGATACTACTCTCAGTTCCGGGAGCTCCGGAGCAGGTACAGCACG AGATGCACCCTGACGCCCCCCTCAGGCGACCCGCTGTCCGAACTCTTCAACACAGACCTGCCAGAACCTCGGGGCTCCGCCCACTCCAGCACGAGCTCCACTACACCGCCCCCTGCAG ACGTCCTCCTGCACCCCGTGTCTCGGCGTTTCGGGCTGAAGACGGGAGGACTGAGCAGCTTCCTGCTGAGCGAGGACGAGATGATGAGGAGGAACTTCCCCGTCAGAG GTGGGCGTGGCTTCGAGGAGTTCGTGAGCACGCGAGCTGTGGATCATGTGACGGTCGGAAGCCCCCTGTACGGCCTGGACTGTGAGATG tgcatGACACACGAAGGACAGGAGCTGACCCGCGTCGCCATGGTGACCAGTACTGGGCAGTGCGTGCTGGACGAACTGGTGAAGCCGCTCAACCCCATAATCAACTACTGCACCAA gttCTCAGGAATCACGCGCTCCATGCTGAAACCCGTAACCACGCGACTACAGGACGTCCAATCGAAGCTCGCGGATCTGTTGCCGGGAGACGCGGTGCTGGTCGGCCACTCCCTCGATAACGACCTGCGCGCGCTCAGG atgatccACCCTCACGTCATCGATACGTCGCTGCTGTACCGTAGAGAGTTCGGACAGAGGTTCAAACTCAAACATCTGGCTCAGGTGGTCCTGAG gaagGAGATCCAGAGTGAGGACAGGAAAGGTCACGACCCCTGTGAAGACGCCCGAGCTGCTCTGGAGCTGGCTCAGTACTTTATTAACAAGGGACCACGCCAG gtagTTGAATCTCATCTACTGGATCTGTGGGGAGTTCAGCCCTCTACTGTTAATGGAACCAtaaatggaacaacacacacgCAAAGAAccag CCCACTGAAGTTTGGCCACGCCCTCCACCAAGCCGGCCAATCAGCACTGGTTCTGGGCAGGTCAGAGTTGCTGGACAGGATCGCGAGCGGTCATCTGTGGCGCCGGCATCACTGTAACACCgataaagag tgtgtgagtgtgttcagGAGAGCATCTCAGTCCTATCCTCTCAGTCTGGTCCAGCTTTCATCATACGCCCAGAGACTGAGACAGAGTCCGGACGAGGGGGCGGAGCTGCTGCGGCAG atGTTGTACAGGATGAAGCAGATGTGTGTGGTGTTCGTGGGTCCGTTACCCCCCAGATACACAGAGAGGAAAATATATACACTGCTGAGACGCTACGGTCCAGTACACACGGTCAGAGTACTGACCACCACTCACAcg CTTCACGCTGTGGTGGAGTTTAAACATCTAGAAGGAGCGGAACTCGCCGTCCAGCATCTCAGCGGGGTCCAGATTCATGGTACTACtgtacag CTGCGGCGCCCCGTTAGCGAGCTAACTCTGGACCTGGACGCGTCTCTGGTCGAGCTGCAGGACGACGTCACTAACAGTCACATGATCTACGTCGCCGGCCTGTCGCCCAGACGCCATCGCCACGACGACCTCCTCCGGGCCTTCGGCAGGGTCCGTGACATCACGCCTGCAGAGGATTCTGGGAGGTGCAGGAGACACGCCCGCCTCA GGTTCCATTGTGCTGACGGTGTAGCCGCCGCCCTCCACACGCCCGTACACATCGGGGACAGGAAGCTGAGTGTGTGCCCCGCCCTGACCCCCCCGCACATGCACACCTGGGTACATGCACTTCCTGTTACGCCGGAGCCCGGGGACGGAAGTGAGGGGGCGGAGCCTGCAGGACTCACCTGTGCACAG GATGGAGAGACGATGGTGGTGATGGAGAAGCTGGACCGCAGGGTGGGGAGGATGTTCAGAGCCCTGCAGGAGAACACGCTCAGCATCGTCATCCTACCAGGGAGCaggag TGCTACAGTGGAACATCTGGGCCTGTGTTTCCTGGAGGTGAAGCAGCTGTAG